TTTGACGCCGCCGTATCCTAAAACAGATATCAACTGAAGTTCTTTTGCTCCGGTGTTATCTGCGCAGGTCATAAATGAACCCGATTGAAGGGTTTTTGTCATTCTGATTGAAATTGCTTTCATAAATAAATCATCCTTTTAGTATTTCTATCACAACAAAGCTTTTTGTCTTGGAAAGCGGCCTGCATTCAGCGATGCGGACAACATTTCCTGTGTGAGCATTAATACATGGCGGGTTGTGTGCAGGTACTCTTGATTTCTTTCGCATGAATCTCTTGTATTTCGGAAGTTCCATTAGATAATCCCATTCTACGACAACGCCTTTGTCCATCTTGTCTGAGATGACCGAGCCTTCAAATATTCTTCCTCGGATGCTTAAATGTCCATGATAAGGACAGTTCGGATCTGAGCATGCGAGCTTCGGAGGATTTGATACCGGAACGCCAATATCTTTTGTTTTTCCTTCTTTAAGCTGTGCCGATTTTACTTCAATACCCTTGCCATTTATAGCACGCTCTTTTTTAGGCGCAAGTGCCTTAGCGTTCTGAACTTTGCTCGCTGCTTCCTGAACTTTCTCTTTTTTATCGATTTCAGTTATCATTAAAAATCACTTGATCATTTAATTTTTAGCTATGCTAAAAAAATCCCATTTTTGCGGGAATTTCTTTTTTATGCGTTCCTCAGGGCGCCCAAAAAAGAGCTTTCCAAGGACATCAACCTTTTTGCTGTTTGGCAAAGTCAGTTGAAATTCGCATACTGCTTTTTCAACCAGCTTTTCGTCTGTATCAGTGCGCAAAAGCAGCATTTTTTTGGTTTCATCAATTATGATTCCTTTGATTCCCTGCTTTTTTGCATCAGTTGATTTGATTATTTCGGCTTCGAGACCGATAAGTTCATGCCTTACAATGTTTTTTTCCGTGATTGGCATATCAATCAGCTTGAGATCCTTTCGCAAACTTTGTTTGCTCTGGGCTTTCCAGCATTTAGCTGGAAATGCTTTCCTGGCTAAAACCTTGTTTTATCAGGATGTTTATTGCCTTGTTCTTATGTTTTCCCTGCAGCTCAATTGCACCGTTCTTATAGGTTCCGCCGCAGGCGAGTTCGGTTTTTAACACACTGACAAGTTTTTTTATGTCAACGCTTTTTTCATCAAGGCCGTCTATAACTGTTGAAAGTTTTCCAAATCTTCTTTTTACCATATAGACGCGCACTTTTTGAACCTCGCGCGAGATGGTCTCGCAAACACAAAGCTCTTTTGGCAATCCAC
This is a stretch of genomic DNA from Nanoarchaeota archaeon. It encodes these proteins:
- a CDS encoding 30S ribosomal protein S17 encodes the protein MITEIDKKEKVQEAASKVQNAKALAPKKERAINGKGIEVKSAQLKEGKTKDIGVPVSNPPKLACSDPNCPYHGHLSIRGRIFEGSVISDKMDKGVVVEWDYLMELPKYKRFMRKKSRVPAHNPPCINAHTGNVVRIAECRPLSKTKSFVVIEILKG
- a CDS encoding ribonuclease P protein component 1, which gives rise to MPITEKNIVRHELIGLEAEIIKSTDAKKQGIKGIIIDETKKMLLLRTDTDEKLVEKAVCEFQLTLPNSKKVDVLGKLFFGRPEERIKKKFPQKWDFFSIAKN
- a CDS encoding translation initiation factor gives rise to the protein MQDICNKCGLPKELCVCETISREVQKVRVYMVKRRFGKLSTVIDGLDEKSVDIKKLVSVLKTELACGGTYKNGAIELQGKHKNKAINILIKQGFSQESISS